A genome region from Sphingobacteriaceae bacterium GW460-11-11-14-LB5 includes the following:
- a CDS encoding cold-shock protein, translating into MQGTVKFYNESKGFGFIITENGEEVFVHVTGLTDKISQNDRVEFEITQGKKGPNAVNVKLIQ; encoded by the coding sequence ATGCAAGGAACAGTAAAATTTTATAATGAATCTAAAGGATTTGGTTTCATCATCACAGAAAACGGAGAAGAAGTTTTCGTTCATGTTACAGGTTTAACTGATAAAATAAGTCAGAATGATCGGGTAGAATTCGAAATCACCCAGGGGAAAAAAGGACCCAATGCGGTTAATGTAAAACTGATTCAGTAG